The following coding sequences lie in one Labrus bergylta chromosome 5, fLabBer1.1, whole genome shotgun sequence genomic window:
- the LOC109992520 gene encoding insulin-like growth factor-binding protein 6: protein MLLYLNILVLILLQPALSTPRPQTTQSRGCPTCKSNPTPSLESADSNSTALDAGEPCGVYTRTCANGLRCAPQEDELRPLRALLEGRGVCSNTSSISPTERIQTDTAPTEDPNEAPCRKLLTTLINGLNAHLFDPLHDIYMPNCDKRGFFRKKQCWSSRGKKRGKCWCVNQNGMPVSTTKHKGHLSC, encoded by the exons ATGCTTCTGTACTTAAACATCCTGGTGCTGATCCTCCTACAGCCAGCTCTATCAACCCCGAGACCACAAACCACACAGTCCAGAGGATGTCCCACCTGTAAATCAAATCCCACACCAAGTCTTGAATCTGCAGACTCAAACTCCACTGCTCTGGATGCTGGAGAACCATGTGGGGTCTACACCAGGACCTGTGCCAATGGTCTACGCTGTGCGCCTCAAGAGGACGAGCTGAGGCCACTCCGAGCCCTGCTAGAAGGCAGGGGAGTCTGCAGCAACACCAGCAGCATCAGCCCGACTGAGAGGATCCAGACAG ACACAGCACCTACTGAGGATCCAAATGAG GCTCCGTGTCGTAAACTTCTAACTACACTTATCAACGGTCTTAATGCCCATTTGTTTGACCCACTACATGACATCTACATGCCCAACTGTGACAAGCGAGGTTTCTTCAGAAAGAAGCAG TGCTGGTCCTCTCGAGGGAAGAAACGTGGTAAGTGCTGGTGTGTGAATCAGAATGGCATGCCAGTCTCAACCACCAAGCACAAGGGCCATCTGAGCTGTTAG
- the LOC109992517 gene encoding phosphatidylinositol 5-phosphate 4-kinase type-2 gamma-like, with amino-acid sequence MTTRALRHGQEFKKSAMSSPSATSNPLSILARKRKTKKKHFVQQKVEVFRASDPVLSVLMWGVNHSINDLSQVPVPVMLLPDDFKASTKIKVNNHFFNKENLPGQFKFKDYCPQVFRNLRERFGIEDQDYQASLARSPLFKDEEGQCVGLLLISYDRTLVVKEISSEEVEEMHNILSEYHQHIVTCHGNTLLPQFLAMYRVTVESEDTYLLVMRNMFSHRLHVHRKYDLKGSGMSRGASFKEKVKELPTYKDVDFRNNMQKVYVSDEEKEKIMDKLNRDIEFLVRMRIMDYSLLLGIHDVERAEREEEEEDMESTDEDEEEDENGLVPASGSISPEGISSYMNSFKPMGPGEFDPYIDVYAIQCALGAPHREVYFMGLIDVLTQYDTKKKAAHAAKAVKHGGGAEISTVHPEQYAKRFREFITKIFA; translated from the exons ATGACAACCAGAGCCCTGAGGCACGgacaagagtttaaaaaaagtgccATGTCTTCCCCAAGTGCCACTTCTAACCCCCTGAGCATCCTGGCGCGTAAGAGGAAGACTAAGAAGAAGCACTTTGTCCAGCAGAAAGTGGAGGTTTTTCGAGCCAGTGATCCCGTGTTGAGCGTGTTGATGTGGGGAGTCAATCATTCG ATTAACGACCTGAGCCAGGTACCCGTACCTGTCATGCTGCTGCCAGACGATTTCAAAGCCAGCACGAAGATCAAAGTGAACAATCACTTCTTCAACAA AGAAAACCTCCCAGgacaattcaaattcaaagacTACTGTCCGCAGGTATTCAGAAACCTGCGAGAACGCTTTGGAATTGAGGACCAAGACTACCAG GCGTCTCTTGCCCGCAGTCCTCTGTTTAAAGACGAGGAGGGGCAGTGTGTGGGGCTGCTGCTTATATCATACGACCGCACCTTGGTAGTTAAGGAAATCTCAAGCGAGGAGGTGGAGGAAATGCACAACATCCTCTCTGAGTATCACCAG CATATTGTCACCTGTCACGGAAACACGCTGCTTCCTCAGTTCCTGGCCATGTACAGAGTCACTGTGGAGAGCGAGGACACCTACCTGTTAGTAATGAGGAACATGTTCAGCCACCGACTGCATGTACACAGGAAGTATGACCTCAAG GGCTCTGGGATGTCTCGTGGAGCCAGTTTTAAAGAGAAG GTGAAGGAGTTACCTACATACAAAGATGTCGATTTCAGGAATAACATGCAAAAAGTTTATGTGAGtgatgaggagaaggagaagattATGGACAAACTCAACAGAGATATTGAA TTTCTGGTGCGTATGAGGATCATGGACTACAGCCTGCTGCTCGGCATTCATGACGTCGAGCGGgctgagagggaggaggaggaggaagacatgGAGTCAACTGacgaagatgaagaagaagatgaaaatggCCTGGTTCCAGCTTCAGGCTCCATCTCTCCTGAGGGCATCAGCAGCTACATGAACTCCTTTAAACCCATGGGTCCTGGGGAGTTTGACCCTTACATCGATGTGTATGCTATCCAGTGTGCTCTAG GTGCCCCCCACAGGGAGGTGTATTTTATGGGCCTGATTGATGTGCTAACACAGTACGACACCAAGAAGAAAGCCGCTCACGCTGCCAAAGCTGTCAAACATGGG GGAGGAGCAGAAATCTCAACAGTGCACCCTGAGCAGTATGCCAAACGTTTCCGTGAGTTCATCACAAAGATCTTTGCCTAA